DNA from Shumkonia mesophila:
GCAGCCCTCGATGCGCGCGAAGCCGACCACCAGGTTGGCAGCGAATCCTTCCTGTACCTCGAGGAACGAGCCGGCGTCGACCAGACGGCCGATCACCGCCTTGACGTCGAAGGGCTGCTTGGCGTCCTCGGGCACCAGGCCGTTCATGCCGGCATCGTCGGCACCCGACATCGCGTCGGCCAGATGGTGCGGCGGCTCGGCCATGTTGTTGGCCGGCAGGTAGGAAAGCAGCCGCCGCACGATGGCGATGGCGTCGGCGTCATCCTCGGCGACAAAATGAATGTTGCCGCTGACCGTGGCGTGGCTTTCGGCGCTGCCGATCTCGGCCATGGTGGCGGAATGGCCGGTCACCGCCTTGATCACGTCGGGCCCGCAGATGAACATGTGGGCGTGGGCGCGCAGCATGATGATGAAGTCCATCAAGGCCGGCGAATAGGCGGCGCCGCCGGCGCACGGCCCGGCGATGACGGCGATCTGCGGCACCACGCCGGACAGGCGGACGTTGCGATAGAACACCTGCCCGTAGCCGGAAAGGGAATCGACCCCTTCCTGAATGCGGGCGCCGCCGGAATCGTTGAAGCCGACCAGCGGAACGCCGGCCCGTTCGGCGTAGTCCATCATGGCGCAGATCTTGCCGGCATGGGTCTTGCCGAGCGAGCCGCCGGCCACCGTGAAATCCTGGCTGAAGGCGGCGGCCGGCCGGCCGTCGACATAGCCGACGCCGGTGACCACGCCGTCGCCGCCCATGGCCTTGCCGTTGGCGGCGGAAGGCTGGGCGCCGTTATGGGCGTGCAGCCCGAATTCCTGGAAGGTGCCGGCGGAAAACAGGCCCAACAGCCGGTCGCGCGCCGTCATCAGGCCGCGCTCGCGCCGGCCCGCCGCCTTGTCGAGGCCGCCTCCGGCCTCGGCCGTCACGCGGCGTTCCGTCAGTTGATCCAGCAGATCCTTCGAGACCGCCATCGCCCCCACGCCAGCCTGTCTGCCCGCCGCGTCCGGCCCCTTTCCCAAGCCGGCCGGCCCCGCGAAACCGGCGCAGTATGGCAAGAACCGCGGCGGGATGCCAGCGGTTGGTGGGCGGCAGACAAGCCGAAGGCGGCCGCCCCGTCCGGGGAAAGCCGCCTCCGGCCCTCGTCGCGAACGAGCGCTTACTTCTTGAGCATCGCCCAGTCGGGCATGACCCCGGCCTCGACCCCGAAGGCAATGCCCATCAGGGTATAGGCCATCACCAGGATCAGGACGATCGACACCAGGTTGATGTAGGAGCCGGCCTTGGCCATCTCCCCGACGGTCAATTGACCCGAGGCGAAAACCATCGCATTGGGAGGCGTCGCCACCGGCAGCATGAAGACGAAACTGGCCGCCAGAGCCGTGGGAATGGCCAGGTACAGCGGATTTTCGCCAAGACTGACGGCCAGGGCCGCGGTCAGCGGCAGGAAGGCGGCGGCCGTCGCCGTGTTGCTGGTGAAGTGGCTGATCGTCATCACGGCCAGGACGACGATCACCACCATCACCCAGGACGGCCAGTCGGCCGCCATGCTCATGGACTCGGCAATCCACTTGGACAGGCCGGTATCGAGGATGGCGGCGCCCAGGCTGAGACCGCCGCCGAACAGCAAAAGAATGCCCCAGGGCAGGCCTTGCGTCGCCTTCCAGTCAAGCAGGAACACCTTCTTTCGCGCATCGACCGGGATGATGAAGATGGCAAGCGCCGCGAAAATGGCGATTTCCGTATCGCCCAGGCGCAACTTCGGGAACCAGCCGTTGATGATCGGCTGGAACGTCCACAACAACGCCGTGATCAAGAAGATGACGGCAATCATGCCCTCGCCCCGCGAGATCGGCCCCAACTTGTCGATCTCCGAGCGAATGATGTCGGCGGCGCCCGGCATCTTGATGCTGTGCACGGGATACGCCACCCGGGTGAGGATGAACCACGTCGCCACCATGAGGATGATTTCCATCGGCACGGCCATGACCATCCAGTCGGCGAAACCGATCTGGACCTTGTACGTCTGCGAGAAATAGCCGGCGAGCAAGGCGTTTGGCGGCGTGCCGATCAGCGTGCCGACGCCGCCGATGCTGGCGGCGTAGGCGATGCCGAGCAGCAGGGACGAGGAGAAGGCCTTGCCGTGATCACCACCGCCCTGCTTGGCGGCGTTCTCGTTGAAGAGCGCGATCACCGACAGGCCAATGGGCAGCATCATCGCCGCGGTCGCCGTGTTGCTGACCCACATCGACAGGAAGGCGGTGGCCCCCATGAAGCCGCCGACCAGCGCCGTCGGATTGGTCCCCACCCAGCGAATGATGTTCAGCGCCATCCGTCGCTGCAGGTTCCAGCGCTCCATGGCCAGCGCCAGGATGAAGCCGCCGAAGAACATGAAAATCAGCGGATTGGCATAGGGAGCCGAGGCCGCCGTGATCGACTTGATGCCGAACAGCGGCAAGAGAGCCAGCGGCAGCAGGGACGTCGCCGGAATCGGAATGGTTTCGAGAACCCACCAGATCGCCATCAGGATGCCGACGGCGGCAGTCGCCCACGCCTTCGGCGGCATGCCGGCCGGCGGGTCCATGGCCAGCATTCCCACGAAGACGACCAATCCCACCAGAAGACCCATGGTGCGGGGCGTCGGCGAGAATCGGCGGTCGACCTTGGGGGCGGCGGCCATCACGGCATCGCGATCCGACCCTAGCATTTTATTCATGTTGGTTTTCCCTTCCTCCACTCGCGGGTGAGAAGCGGGCGTTCGGAATCTTGGGATTCCATGCCCGTCAATCCTGCCGGAACGGAATGGCTGTTCTTGGACATGATTTTTCTTGGGGAAATCGGTCCTGTTGTTTCAGGCATACCCGTCGGCGGCGTCGCCGGCATCGCCGGCCGCCTCGGGATAGGAAGAGTCTGGGGTCGCGTCGCCGTGTGCCCGGTGGGGATGGTCGTCATCCCTATGATTACCCCGGGCCGTCAGCACGTCGTCCGTGCCCATGGGGGTTCCTCCGATTCTTCTTCTTTATGGTATTTTGAGTACCCGTTTTCCTTGCGCGCCACAAATTCCGAATCCGCGCGCCAGTCATGCCGGGAACGCAGGGCTGGAAGCCGCGGAAATCCGCCACGGGCCGCACGAGACATAACTACTGGTAGAAATTCATTGGACAAAATAAAGCCCCGGATGCGGCAGTCGCCGCACCCGGG
Protein-coding regions in this window:
- a CDS encoding acyl-CoA carboxylase subunit beta, with product MAVSKDLLDQLTERRVTAEAGGGLDKAAGRRERGLMTARDRLLGLFSAGTFQEFGLHAHNGAQPSAANGKAMGGDGVVTGVGYVDGRPAAAFSQDFTVAGGSLGKTHAGKICAMMDYAERAGVPLVGFNDSGGARIQEGVDSLSGYGQVFYRNVRLSGVVPQIAVIAGPCAGGAAYSPALMDFIIMLRAHAHMFICGPDVIKAVTGHSATMAEIGSAESHATVSGNIHFVAEDDADAIAIVRRLLSYLPANNMAEPPHHLADAMSGADDAGMNGLVPEDAKQPFDVKAVIGRLVDAGSFLEVQEGFAANLVVGFARIEGCVVGIVANQPMVKAGTLDIDASDKGARFIRTCNVFNIPLVTLVDVPGFLPGIPQERGGIIRHGAKMLFAYGASTVPKITVIMRKAYGGAYLAMCSQDMGADMVLAWPTAEIAVMGAEGAIRILHRRELETAESPDELAAQLAADYRRRFASPYHSAAKGFVTDVIEPAQTRLRVALALRVLLSKRETRPPKKHGNIPL
- a CDS encoding SLC13 family permease, with translation MNKMLGSDRDAVMAAAPKVDRRFSPTPRTMGLLVGLVVFVGMLAMDPPAGMPPKAWATAAVGILMAIWWVLETIPIPATSLLPLALLPLFGIKSITAASAPYANPLIFMFFGGFILALAMERWNLQRRMALNIIRWVGTNPTALVGGFMGATAFLSMWVSNTATAAMMLPIGLSVIALFNENAAKQGGGDHGKAFSSSLLLGIAYAASIGGVGTLIGTPPNALLAGYFSQTYKVQIGFADWMVMAVPMEIILMVATWFILTRVAYPVHSIKMPGAADIIRSEIDKLGPISRGEGMIAVIFLITALLWTFQPIINGWFPKLRLGDTEIAIFAALAIFIIPVDARKKVFLLDWKATQGLPWGILLLFGGGLSLGAAILDTGLSKWIAESMSMAADWPSWVMVVIVVLAVMTISHFTSNTATAAAFLPLTAALAVSLGENPLYLAIPTALAASFVFMLPVATPPNAMVFASGQLTVGEMAKAGSYINLVSIVLILVMAYTLMGIAFGVEAGVMPDWAMLKK